A genome region from Caretta caretta isolate rCarCar2 chromosome 22, rCarCar1.hap1, whole genome shotgun sequence includes the following:
- the CLDN25 gene encoding claudin-25, protein MAWSCNMKVHLGGIFLSFFGWVSSCVATFVPLWKNRNLDLNEMEIWTMGLWQVCVTQEEGIMECKSYESFLALPLDLRVSRILMFLSNGLGLLGFLISSCGLDCCKAWEAKTALKKQLALCGGVIFGISGITTLIPVSWVAYNTVNEFWDETVPEIVPRWEFGEAMFLGWFAGFFLVVGGLLIVCSACLKGTETPTMPLAAYRGPTQVQAPLAMQHCGQHSHPKNADLVI, encoded by the coding sequence ATGGCTTGGAGCTGTAACATGAAGGTTCACCTGGGAGGAATATTTCTCTCATTCTTTGGGTGGGTCTCATCCTGTGTTGCGACTTTTGTGCCACTCTGGAAGAATCGCAACCTGGACTTGAATGAAATGGAGATCTGGACCATGGGGCTTTGGCAAGTCTGTGTAACGCAAGAGGAAGGTATTATGGAATGTAAAAGCTATGAGTctttcttggctctgccattggaCCTCCGGGTGTCCAGAATTTTGATGTTCCTCTCTAATGGATTGGGACTTCTTGGATTCTTGATCTCCAGTTGTGGGCTGGACTGTTGCAAGGCCTGGGAAGCAAAAACAGCTCTAAAGAAACAACTGGCGCTTTGCGGAGGAGTGATTTTTGGCATCTCAGGAATTACGACCCTCATTCCAGTTTCCTGGGTCGCCTATAACACCGTAAATGAATTCTGGGATGAAACAGTCCCAGAAATTGTACCTAGATGGGAATTCGGGGAAGCAATGTTCCTGGGCTGGTTTGCTGGATTTTTCCTTGTAGTAGGCGGGCTGCTCATCGTCTGCTCAGCCTGTTTGAAAGGGACAGAAACGCCAACAATGCCTTTAGCAGCTTACCGCGGACCAACACAGGTGCAAGCTCCATTAGCAATGCAACACTGCGGCCAACATTCACACCCCAAAAACGCTGACCTGGTAATCTAA